One genomic segment of Falco biarmicus isolate bFalBia1 chromosome 15, bFalBia1.pri, whole genome shotgun sequence includes these proteins:
- the LOC130159135 gene encoding receptor-interacting serine/threonine-protein kinase 2-like isoform X1, with product MATLPVVAQEDLDSFTLTRTGSGFALKAFHISWNTHISVKLLTNQDTTEREWKLLLQDIASVRCYESERLLPSLGIYQYHGLVGIVTEWMNNGSLGSLIHERQLYPELPFPLLIRILSDVAEGLHHLHSFKPAFSHCSLKPSNVLLDTQYRAKLTDYGLTNWRKQQLRSDLQNCNQRNCQDLVYLPPEILEGGLPSQEGDIYSFGILCWESLSRQKPFEGQTTLLEVLTGICSSLRPGVSEKFVPSNLPERNRLLHLITLCWHQEPDCRPCIAECVELLHGILTSINKEAISTAIYNLMDAKETALNACKGSEIYTLQMGICNSEVICPQKPNHLINKKNHFVVPSLSTLLFDSSANNAGRENILEMGLSNTAPQNATTKKDHPGSDSRKSNSFCTIPLSGSTAGKGSSQHNEPPLALKHRSQPMHLEQAVTDPCCKGNSCQILACQRQTILNCMTEGRLNHILDVLRSQQTLSRMDYETITSYPTVTGRARALLDTCLCLGERAAQVVVTVLSVTKCSPLGQGSHGPDCPSKVNRLLL from the exons ATGGCTACATTACCTGTAGTAGCCCAGGAAGATCTGGATAGCTTTACCTTGACCAGGACAGGCTCAGGCTTTGCACTCAAAGCCTTTCATATTTCTTGGAACACTCACATATCTGTGAAGCTACTGACCAACCAGGACACTACAGAGAG GGAGTGGAAGTTGCTGCTTCAGGATATAGCAAGTGTCAGATGCTATGAGTCTGAACGTCTCCTGCCTTCTCTTGGGATTTACCAGTATCATGGACTTGTGGGGATAGTGACTGAATGGATGAACAATGGATCCCTCGGCTCGCTCATCCACGAG CGTCAGCTGTACCCAGAACTTCCATTTCCCTTACTCATAAGGATCCTGTCAGATGTGGCTGAAGGGCTGCATCACCTTCACAGCTTCAAACCTGCTTTCTCTCACTGCAGCCTGAAACCTTCCAATGTGCTTTTGGATACGCAGTACAGAGCCAAG CTAACAGATTACGGTCTAACCAACTGGAGGAAACAGCAACTGAGGTCAGACCTGCAGAACTGCAACCAGAGGAACTGCCAGGACTTAGTGTACCTCcctcctgaaatacttgaaggAGGCCTTCCTTCCCAGGAAGGTGATATTTACAG ttttggaaTACTGTGTTGGGAGAGCCTAAGCAGACAGAAACCTTTTGAAG GTCAAACAACACTGCTGGAAGTTTTGACAGGAATATGCAGCAGTTTGCGGCCTGGCGTTTCAGAAAAGTTTGTACCAAGCAATTTGCCTGAGAGGAACAGACTGTTGCACCTTATCACTCTGTGCTGGCATCAAGAACCAGATTGTAGACCATGTATTGCAG AATGTGTAGAACTTCTACATGGAATTTTGACCAGTATAAATAAGGAGGCAATTTCCACTGCAATCTACAATCTGATGGATGCAAAG gagacAGCACTTAATGCATGCAAAGGTTCAGAAATATACACATTGCAGATGGGCATATGCAATTCAGAG GTTATCTGtccacaaaaacccaaccacttaatcaacaagaaaaatcattttGTGGTGCCAAGCTTGTCAACTCTTCTATTTGATAGCAGTGCAAATAatgcaggaagagaaaatattcttgAGATGGGTCTGTCAAATACTGCCCCACAGAACGCAACAACAAAGAAAG ATCACCCAGGCTCTGACAGTAGAAAATCAAATTCCTTTTGCACAATTCCTTTATCTGGTTCAACTGCAGGCAAAGGAAGCAGTCAGCATAATGAGCCACCACTGGCTCTTAAGCACAGATCCCAGCCGATGCATCTTGAACAAGCAGTGACAG ATCCTTGCTGCAAAGGAAACAGCTGTCAAATACTAGCCTGCCAGAGACAGACCATACTGAACTGCATGACAGAAGGACGCCTCAACCACATCCTTGACGTCCTTCGCTCACAACAAACGTTGTCCCGAATGGATTATGAAACAATTACCTCTTATCCCACAGTGACTGGGCGTGCTCGCGCATTGTTGGACACTTGCCTTTGCCTTGGAGAGAGGGCAGCACAGGTTGTAGTGACTGTACTTTCAGTGACTAAATGTAGTCCTCTGGGACAAGGCAGCCATGGACCAGACTGTCCTTCTAAGGTAAATAGGCTGTTGTTatga
- the LOC130159135 gene encoding receptor-interacting serine/threonine-protein kinase 2-like isoform X2 has product MNNGSLGSLIHERQLYPELPFPLLIRILSDVAEGLHHLHSFKPAFSHCSLKPSNVLLDTQYRAKLTDYGLTNWRKQQLRSDLQNCNQRNCQDLVYLPPEILEGGLPSQEGDIYSFGILCWESLSRQKPFEGQTTLLEVLTGICSSLRPGVSEKFVPSNLPERNRLLHLITLCWHQEPDCRPCIAECVELLHGILTSINKEAISTAIYNLMDAKETALNACKGSEIYTLQMGICNSEVICPQKPNHLINKKNHFVVPSLSTLLFDSSANNAGRENILEMGLSNTAPQNATTKKDHPGSDSRKSNSFCTIPLSGSTAGKGSSQHNEPPLALKHRSQPMHLEQAVTDPCCKGNSCQILACQRQTILNCMTEGRLNHILDVLRSQQTLSRMDYETITSYPTVTGRARALLDTCLCLGERAAQVVVTVLSVTKCSPLGQGSHGPDCPSKVNRLLL; this is encoded by the exons ATGAACAATGGATCCCTCGGCTCGCTCATCCACGAG CGTCAGCTGTACCCAGAACTTCCATTTCCCTTACTCATAAGGATCCTGTCAGATGTGGCTGAAGGGCTGCATCACCTTCACAGCTTCAAACCTGCTTTCTCTCACTGCAGCCTGAAACCTTCCAATGTGCTTTTGGATACGCAGTACAGAGCCAAG CTAACAGATTACGGTCTAACCAACTGGAGGAAACAGCAACTGAGGTCAGACCTGCAGAACTGCAACCAGAGGAACTGCCAGGACTTAGTGTACCTCcctcctgaaatacttgaaggAGGCCTTCCTTCCCAGGAAGGTGATATTTACAG ttttggaaTACTGTGTTGGGAGAGCCTAAGCAGACAGAAACCTTTTGAAG GTCAAACAACACTGCTGGAAGTTTTGACAGGAATATGCAGCAGTTTGCGGCCTGGCGTTTCAGAAAAGTTTGTACCAAGCAATTTGCCTGAGAGGAACAGACTGTTGCACCTTATCACTCTGTGCTGGCATCAAGAACCAGATTGTAGACCATGTATTGCAG AATGTGTAGAACTTCTACATGGAATTTTGACCAGTATAAATAAGGAGGCAATTTCCACTGCAATCTACAATCTGATGGATGCAAAG gagacAGCACTTAATGCATGCAAAGGTTCAGAAATATACACATTGCAGATGGGCATATGCAATTCAGAG GTTATCTGtccacaaaaacccaaccacttaatcaacaagaaaaatcattttGTGGTGCCAAGCTTGTCAACTCTTCTATTTGATAGCAGTGCAAATAatgcaggaagagaaaatattcttgAGATGGGTCTGTCAAATACTGCCCCACAGAACGCAACAACAAAGAAAG ATCACCCAGGCTCTGACAGTAGAAAATCAAATTCCTTTTGCACAATTCCTTTATCTGGTTCAACTGCAGGCAAAGGAAGCAGTCAGCATAATGAGCCACCACTGGCTCTTAAGCACAGATCCCAGCCGATGCATCTTGAACAAGCAGTGACAG ATCCTTGCTGCAAAGGAAACAGCTGTCAAATACTAGCCTGCCAGAGACAGACCATACTGAACTGCATGACAGAAGGACGCCTCAACCACATCCTTGACGTCCTTCGCTCACAACAAACGTTGTCCCGAATGGATTATGAAACAATTACCTCTTATCCCACAGTGACTGGGCGTGCTCGCGCATTGTTGGACACTTGCCTTTGCCTTGGAGAGAGGGCAGCACAGGTTGTAGTGACTGTACTTTCAGTGACTAAATGTAGTCCTCTGGGACAAGGCAGCCATGGACCAGACTGTCCTTCTAAGGTAAATAGGCTGTTGTTatga
- the LOC130159135 gene encoding receptor-interacting serine/threonine-protein kinase 2-like isoform X3, translated as MATLPVVAQEDLDSFTLTRTGSGFALKAFHISWNTHISVKLLTNQDTTEREWKLLLQDIASVRCYESERLLPSLGIYQYHGLVGIVTEWMNNGSLGSLIHERQLYPELPFPLLIRILSDVAEGLHHLHSFKPAFSHCSLKPSNVLLDTQYRAKLTDYGLTNWRKQQLRSDLQNCNQRNCQDLVYLPPEILEGGLPSQEGDIYSFGILCWESLSRQKPFEGQTTLLEVLTGICSSLRPGVSEKFVPSNLPERNRLLHLITLCWHQEPDCRPCIAECVELLHGILTSINKEAISTAIYNLMDAKETALNACKGSEIYTLQMGICNSEVICPQKPNHLINKKNHFVVPSLSTLLFDSSANNAGRENILEMGLSNTAPQNATTKKDHPGSDSRKSNSFCTIPLSGSTAGKGSSQHNEPPLALKHRSQPMHLEQAVTEVATEYRNR; from the exons ATGGCTACATTACCTGTAGTAGCCCAGGAAGATCTGGATAGCTTTACCTTGACCAGGACAGGCTCAGGCTTTGCACTCAAAGCCTTTCATATTTCTTGGAACACTCACATATCTGTGAAGCTACTGACCAACCAGGACACTACAGAGAG GGAGTGGAAGTTGCTGCTTCAGGATATAGCAAGTGTCAGATGCTATGAGTCTGAACGTCTCCTGCCTTCTCTTGGGATTTACCAGTATCATGGACTTGTGGGGATAGTGACTGAATGGATGAACAATGGATCCCTCGGCTCGCTCATCCACGAG CGTCAGCTGTACCCAGAACTTCCATTTCCCTTACTCATAAGGATCCTGTCAGATGTGGCTGAAGGGCTGCATCACCTTCACAGCTTCAAACCTGCTTTCTCTCACTGCAGCCTGAAACCTTCCAATGTGCTTTTGGATACGCAGTACAGAGCCAAG CTAACAGATTACGGTCTAACCAACTGGAGGAAACAGCAACTGAGGTCAGACCTGCAGAACTGCAACCAGAGGAACTGCCAGGACTTAGTGTACCTCcctcctgaaatacttgaaggAGGCCTTCCTTCCCAGGAAGGTGATATTTACAG ttttggaaTACTGTGTTGGGAGAGCCTAAGCAGACAGAAACCTTTTGAAG GTCAAACAACACTGCTGGAAGTTTTGACAGGAATATGCAGCAGTTTGCGGCCTGGCGTTTCAGAAAAGTTTGTACCAAGCAATTTGCCTGAGAGGAACAGACTGTTGCACCTTATCACTCTGTGCTGGCATCAAGAACCAGATTGTAGACCATGTATTGCAG AATGTGTAGAACTTCTACATGGAATTTTGACCAGTATAAATAAGGAGGCAATTTCCACTGCAATCTACAATCTGATGGATGCAAAG gagacAGCACTTAATGCATGCAAAGGTTCAGAAATATACACATTGCAGATGGGCATATGCAATTCAGAG GTTATCTGtccacaaaaacccaaccacttaatcaacaagaaaaatcattttGTGGTGCCAAGCTTGTCAACTCTTCTATTTGATAGCAGTGCAAATAatgcaggaagagaaaatattcttgAGATGGGTCTGTCAAATACTGCCCCACAGAACGCAACAACAAAGAAAG ATCACCCAGGCTCTGACAGTAGAAAATCAAATTCCTTTTGCACAATTCCTTTATCTGGTTCAACTGCAGGCAAAGGAAGCAGTCAGCATAATGAGCCACCACTGGCTCTTAAGCACAGATCCCAGCCGATGCATCTTGAACAAGCAGTGACAG AAGTGGCTACTGAATACAGAAATAGATGA